In one Heterodontus francisci isolate sHetFra1 chromosome 16, sHetFra1.hap1, whole genome shotgun sequence genomic region, the following are encoded:
- the LOC137378442 gene encoding acyl-coenzyme A diphosphatase NUDT19-like: MNRDLKYWKEAATVILASGVRNRFVNKSATSTQISRPPLSVPKRERTVAQSWLETATSDYAVLMLQRSAKSSFMPHAQVFPGGTVSPSDFSSEWIQMFQPFCEPPDFKLGTVRQTAKRAPILAMDRRKLGSEIPGEVAFRICAIRETFEESGILLVKPKAPDKCLNSQRIIKLTQYNQKELASWRTRLRKNAANFIKLCRELDCIPNIWALKEWSNWLTPTYLEGKRFDTAFFICCLQEIPFTLHDGYETVLFNWMAPSDLIEGYNSGKLLLPPPQWYELNRLCRLPRLQDLQRFSQGRALEGCERWFTIRLVASDGYAILYPGDELYPEDPDYTGKKDMTISSPKSLEKLRLEVTRLHRAELRGLCDITLYMNIEPQYKHVHPLMMNTQLNSHL; the protein is encoded by the coding sequence ATGAATAGGGACTTAAAATATTGGAAGGAAGCAGCTACTGTGATCTTGGCTTCAGGTGTCCGAAATCGCTTTGTGAATAAAAGTGCTACCAGTACACAAATCAGTCGACCTCCACTTTCGGTGCCTAAGCGAGAGAGAACTGTGGCTCAGTCGTGGTTGGAGACGGCTACTTCCGATTATGCTGTACTTATGTTACAGCGGAGTGCGAAAAGCAGTTTCATGCCTCATGCTCAAGTGTTCCCGGGAGGCACAGTCAGTCCGTCTGATTTTTCCAGTGAATGGATCCAGATGTTCCAGCCATTTTGCGAGCCACCCGACTTTAAACTAGGTACAGTAAGGCAAACTGCCAAGAGGGCTCCAATCCTTGCAATGGACAGGAGAAAGCTGGGTTCTGAAATCCCTGGCGAGGTAGCTTTCCGTATTTGTGCCATTAGGGAAACCTTTGAAGAGTCAGGTATTCTACTCGTGAAGCCGAAAGCCCCTGATAAATGTTTGAACAGCCAAAGGATCATAAAGCTTACACAGTACAATCAAAAGGAACTTGCAAGTTGGAGAACACGTCTACGGAAAAATGCAGCAAATTTTATAAAACTGTGCAGAGAGCTGGACTGTATACCAAATATCTGGGCATTGAAGGAGTGGAGTAACTGGCTAACCCCCACTTATCTGGAGGGAAAGAGGTTTGATACTGCATTCTTCATCTGTTGTTTGCAAGAGATTCCTTTCACATTGCACGATGGTTATGAAACTGTCCTCTTCAACTGGATGGCTCCATCTGATTTGATTGAAGGCTATAATTCAGGGAAATTATTACTTCCTCCCCCACAGTGGTATGAGCTGAACAGACTCTGCCGATTACCCCGTCTCCAGGATCTGCAGAGGTTCAGCCAAGGTCGTGCATTGGAAGGCTGTGAGCGATGGTTTACAATCCGTCTAGTTGCTTCTGATGGCTACGCTATTCTGTATCCTGGGGATGAACTTTATCCAGAGGATCCAGATTACACAGGGAAAAAGGACATGACCATCAGTTCCCCGAAATCTCTAGAAAAATTGCGGCTGGAGGTTACCAGACTGCATCGAGCGGAATTGCGAGGTCTGTGTGATATTACTCTGTATATGAATATTGAGCCCCAGTATAAACATGTTCACCCACTAATGATGAACACACAACTCAACAGTCATCTGTGA